The following are encoded together in the Desulfobacteraceae bacterium genome:
- a CDS encoding secondary thiamine-phosphate synthase enzyme YjbQ: MKSYRKELWFNVPTRRAFINITADVQKCIDESGVSEGLALVNAMHITASVFINDDEPGLHHDYEVWLEKLAPHEPVAQYRHNVGEDNADAHMKRQVMGREVVVAVTRGRMDFGTWERIFYGEFDGRRRKRVLVKIIGE; encoded by the coding sequence ATGAAAAGCTACCGAAAAGAGCTCTGGTTCAATGTGCCCACCCGACGGGCCTTCATCAACATCACCGCCGATGTCCAGAAATGCATCGATGAGAGCGGGGTTTCCGAGGGTTTGGCGCTGGTCAACGCCATGCACATCACGGCATCGGTCTTCATCAACGACGACGAGCCGGGCCTGCACCACGACTACGAGGTTTGGCTGGAGAAGCTGGCCCCCCACGAGCCGGTGGCCCAATACCGCCACAATGTGGGCGAGGACAATGCCGACGCCCACATGAAGCGTCAGGTGATGGGCCGCGAGGTGGTGGTGGCGGTGACCCGCGGGCGAATGGATTTCGGAACTTGGGAGCGGATTTTTTACGGCGAGTTCGACGGCCGGCGGCGCAAGCGGGTGCTGGTCAAAATCATCGGGGAGTGA